From Humibacter ginsenosidimutans, a single genomic window includes:
- a CDS encoding molybdopterin-dependent oxidoreductase: MPSTAVAPRGRALSATAAVCGVVAAVAGWAVAEVLAVFVGAASGPLFAVGSWVIDLTPGWLKDAVVGLFGTGDKIFLLVVLGVVVIALTCVAGILELVRRPFGMLLLGVIGVIALIAVMTRADATYWWLLPTVAGTLVGVYVLARLIDRLREWVDASAPSRVPVDRSAPARRSFLALGIGVGAVAIVAGVVARSINAGSVAVASARAMVRLPAPVKPAPAIPEGADLRLSGLTPYVTPNGDFYRIDTALQIPSIDPDTWKLTIGGMVDTPVTVTWAQLLSLPLEEHTITLACVSNDVGGDLVGNATWLGYPVRKLLARAKPHATADMVLSRSVDGFTAGTPLGVLTDLNTDALIAVGMNGSPLPLEHGFPVRMVVPGLYGYVSATKWLTELTVTRFDRAQGYWTDKGWSEKGPIKTASRIDRPREAASIRAGRYAVAGVAWDQHTGIRSVEVRVDNGGWQQARLAETVSVDTWRQWVWEWDAPAGHHTLQVRATNDDGYTQTSAVAPPAPNGATGWHTVSVDVR; the protein is encoded by the coding sequence ATGCCGAGCACCGCCGTTGCACCGCGCGGCCGCGCTCTGTCTGCGACCGCGGCGGTGTGCGGAGTCGTCGCAGCGGTGGCGGGATGGGCGGTCGCCGAGGTGCTCGCGGTGTTCGTGGGCGCCGCCTCCGGCCCGCTGTTCGCGGTGGGTTCGTGGGTGATCGACCTCACACCGGGCTGGCTGAAGGATGCCGTCGTCGGGCTGTTCGGCACCGGGGACAAGATCTTCCTGCTCGTGGTGCTCGGAGTCGTGGTGATCGCGCTGACGTGCGTGGCGGGCATCCTCGAACTCGTGCGCCGCCCGTTCGGGATGCTGCTGCTCGGCGTGATAGGCGTGATCGCACTGATCGCCGTGATGACGAGGGCCGATGCGACCTACTGGTGGCTGCTGCCGACCGTGGCGGGCACGCTCGTCGGCGTGTACGTGCTCGCCAGGCTCATCGACCGACTGCGGGAATGGGTCGACGCTTCGGCGCCGTCACGCGTGCCGGTCGATCGGTCCGCGCCCGCGAGGCGGTCGTTCCTGGCGCTCGGGATCGGCGTGGGAGCCGTCGCCATCGTCGCCGGAGTGGTCGCACGCAGCATCAATGCCGGGAGCGTCGCCGTCGCCTCCGCTCGAGCGATGGTGAGACTGCCGGCCCCGGTGAAGCCCGCGCCGGCGATTCCGGAGGGCGCCGACCTTCGCCTGAGCGGGCTCACGCCGTACGTGACGCCGAACGGCGATTTCTACCGCATCGACACGGCTCTGCAGATCCCGTCCATCGACCCGGACACCTGGAAGCTCACCATCGGCGGCATGGTCGACACCCCGGTCACCGTCACGTGGGCGCAGCTGTTGTCGTTGCCGCTCGAGGAGCACACGATCACGCTCGCGTGCGTGTCGAACGACGTCGGTGGAGACCTCGTGGGCAACGCCACCTGGCTGGGGTACCCGGTGCGCAAGCTGCTCGCACGCGCGAAGCCGCACGCGACGGCTGACATGGTGCTCTCGCGCAGCGTCGACGGATTCACAGCAGGCACGCCGCTCGGAGTGCTCACCGATCTGAACACGGATGCCCTCATCGCCGTCGGCATGAACGGCTCGCCTCTGCCGCTCGAGCACGGGTTTCCGGTGCGCATGGTCGTGCCCGGACTGTACGGCTACGTGTCGGCCACCAAGTGGCTCACGGAGCTGACCGTGACGAGATTCGACCGTGCCCAGGGGTACTGGACGGACAAGGGCTGGTCGGAGAAGGGCCCGATCAAGACCGCGTCGCGCATCGACCGGCCACGGGAGGCCGCCTCGATCCGGGCCGGCCGGTACGCGGTGGCAGGGGTGGCCTGGGACCAGCACACGGGCATCCGCTCCGTCGAGGTGCGGGTGGACAACGGTGGGTGGCAGCAGGCGAGGCTGGCCGAGACCGTCTCGGTCGACACCTGGCGACAGTGGGTGTGGGAATGGGATGCCCCGGCCGGCCACCACACCCTGCAGGTGCGCGCCACCAACGACGACGGCTACACGCAGACGTCGGCCGTCGCGCCGCCCGCGCCGAACGGCGCAACCGGCTGGCACACGGTCTCCGTCGACGTGCGGTGA